A single region of the Chitinispirillum alkaliphilum genome encodes:
- a CDS encoding type 12 methyltransferase: MLEVARQRFQGLTNFNFSISDYSKELPSSKFDLIASALSIHHIDDTNKVNLYSGIFDKLNANGCLINLDQFNASSEIMNQYYDESWYEFIDNSKITGAELDSWLKRRELDKENSIDDTKDLLLKIGFKSVECIYSYMKFGVILALK, translated from the coding sequence ATGTTAGAGGTTGCTCGACAGCGATTTCAAGGCTTAACGAATTTTAACTTTTCGATTTCAGATTATTCAAAAGAGTTGCCTTCAAGTAAATTTGATTTAATCGCATCAGCATTATCAATACATCATATAGACGATACAAATAAAGTTAATTTGTACTCTGGTATATTTGATAAATTAAATGCAAATGGTTGCTTAATTAATCTCGATCAATTTAACGCCTCATCTGAAATAATGAATCAATACTATGACGAGTCCTGGTATGAATTTATTGATAATAGCAAAATTACAGGAGCAGAACTTGATTCTTGGTTGAAAAGGAGAGAATTAGATAAAGAAAATTCAATAGACGACACAAAAGATCTATTGTTAAAGATTGGCTTTAAATCTGTTGAGTGTATTTATAGTTACATGAAATTTGGAGTTATATTGGCTTTGAAATAA
- a CDS encoding methyltransferase type 12: MLCAIFGHKMKCGEIRVENKEISERFDEVAKKYDEQRRLFIPCFDDYYCTSIAFLSKINNDFKYILDLGAGTGLLTKCLYEKYPNANYTLVDIS; the protein is encoded by the coding sequence ATGTTGTGCGCTATTTTCGGGCACAAGATGAAATGTGGAGAGATAAGAGTGGAAAATAAAGAAATATCAGAAAGATTTGACGAAGTTGCGAAAAAGTATGATGAACAACGTAGGTTGTTTATTCCATGTTTTGATGACTATTACTGCACAAGCATCGCTTTTCTTTCTAAAATAAATAATGATTTTAAGTATATTCTTGATTTGGGTGCTGGCACTGGTTTGTTAACAAAATGTTTATATGAAAAATATCCTAATGCAAATTATACTTTAGTAGACATATCGTAA